One genomic window of Paenibacillus xylanilyticus includes the following:
- a CDS encoding putative amidoligase domain-containing protein — MNVMEEAEQAVKRYERMSAGERAGRLERAGIEVLASRDRQKREPGLRVRYDVQICCLYALRIKRRDTSGMGGAQDSLLDREAASTLFKRIERLAVKTLYTLGLDHGAVRLEASGKNGCTVVSIDPRPWKGMTDLSVMYREGWKTLQSQLDEESQNKVTPVLGMDPEFLLVQMPESKIIPASRFLGRTGMVGCDSVTIGGRRIYPVAELRPAPSSEPRELLTHLLRAFDLASRSITDHSLIWQAGGMPQRGLPLGGHVHFSGVTLNGDLLRVLDNYLALPLAFLQDPRGSGRRPRYGALGDFRLKHYGGFEYRTLPSFLISPLVAKGVVALAGLIAASYTSLPRRPLMNTTVHTAFYEGDRERMKEYIPALLDDLVGLEDYARYEKYAAPLIRHLREGKTWDESRDIRKVWNIRAGS; from the coding sequence ATGAATGTAATGGAAGAGGCAGAGCAAGCGGTTAAACGTTACGAACGCATGTCGGCAGGAGAACGGGCAGGACGATTAGAGCGAGCCGGCATTGAAGTGCTTGCCTCACGTGATAGGCAAAAAAGGGAGCCTGGCCTGAGAGTACGTTATGATGTACAGATATGCTGCCTGTACGCACTTCGGATTAAACGGCGGGATACAAGCGGCATGGGCGGTGCACAGGATAGCCTGCTAGATCGGGAAGCGGCTTCGACACTGTTCAAACGAATCGAGCGGCTTGCTGTTAAAACCTTATATACTCTTGGACTCGATCACGGCGCTGTAAGGCTGGAAGCTTCGGGAAAAAACGGGTGCACTGTTGTTTCGATTGACCCGCGTCCGTGGAAGGGCATGACAGATCTATCCGTCATGTACCGGGAAGGCTGGAAGACGCTGCAGTCTCAACTGGATGAGGAAAGTCAGAATAAAGTAACGCCCGTGCTTGGAATGGACCCGGAGTTTCTACTCGTGCAGATGCCGGAGTCCAAAATTATACCTGCCTCAAGGTTTCTCGGACGCACGGGAATGGTAGGCTGCGATTCCGTGACCATTGGGGGGAGGCGGATCTATCCGGTTGCTGAACTTCGTCCTGCCCCGAGTTCGGAACCGCGAGAGCTGCTAACTCATTTACTGAGAGCTTTTGACCTGGCATCCCGCAGCATAACCGACCATTCGCTCATTTGGCAGGCTGGGGGAATGCCGCAGCGTGGATTGCCGCTCGGGGGACATGTTCATTTCAGCGGAGTGACACTTAACGGGGACTTACTGCGTGTGCTTGACAATTATCTCGCCCTGCCACTTGCGTTTCTGCAGGACCCGCGTGGTTCGGGCAGGCGTCCAAGGTACGGTGCACTGGGGGATTTTCGACTGAAGCACTATGGTGGATTCGAATATCGAACACTGCCCAGCTTCCTGATCTCTCCACTCGTAGCCAAAGGAGTGGTCGCTCTTGCAGGTCTTATTGCCGCCTCCTACACCAGTCTTCCTCGTCGTCCTTTGATGAATACAACAGTGCATACTGCCTTTTATGAAGGAGACCGGGAACGAATGAAGGAGTACATTCCAGCGCTTCTGGACGATCTGGTTGGCTTGGAGGACTACGCAAGATATGAAAAGTATGCTGCTCCGCTCATACGTCACCTGAGAGAAGGGAAGACGTGGGATGAGAGCCGGGACATTCGTAAAGTCTGGAATATTCGTGCAGGTTCATGA
- the hfq gene encoding RNA chaperone Hfq codes for MNKSINIQDTFLNQLRKENIPATVYLTNGFQIRGTIKAFDNFTIVIDSDGRQQMVYKHAISTFTPQRSVSLMQQDNSGEA; via the coding sequence ATGAACAAGTCCATCAACATCCAAGATACGTTCTTGAACCAACTGCGGAAAGAAAACATTCCTGCTACGGTCTATCTGACCAACGGCTTTCAAATCCGTGGAACGATCAAGGCATTTGACAATTTTACGATCGTCATTGACAGCGACGGACGCCAGCAAATGGTCTATAAGCACGCCATCTCCACGTTCACGCCGCAACGCAGCGTATCGCTGATGCAGCAGGATAACAGCGGCGAAGCTTAA
- a CDS encoding class I SAM-dependent methyltransferase: MYITTGDTEAPSLVERARKLAETTGGIYVPRNKKSLPKLIEKYGVNEILVVLQGKARLYRKNAPQLEFHPSMGFVRAKRVLRGEPDPMLEAGAVLEGDTIIDCTAGLGTDALVFSVAAGKQGRVIACESSLQLYTLLVEGMSYYESNQPEVDEAFRRIELRHANHLDLLRSMPDRSCDTVYFDPMFREPMMDSSAIQPLRDYANSHALDIQSILEAKRVARKRVVMKEKRGSAEFTRLGFEVLDRANAKTLYGVINVESGS, encoded by the coding sequence ATGTATATTACAACCGGTGATACAGAGGCGCCATCGCTTGTGGAACGCGCGCGTAAGCTCGCGGAAACGACGGGTGGCATCTATGTGCCGCGCAATAAAAAGTCTTTGCCCAAGCTGATTGAAAAATATGGAGTTAACGAAATTCTTGTCGTGCTTCAGGGCAAGGCGCGCTTGTATCGCAAGAATGCGCCTCAGCTTGAATTCCATCCAAGCATGGGATTCGTACGCGCGAAGCGTGTATTGCGGGGAGAGCCCGATCCTATGCTGGAAGCGGGAGCTGTACTTGAAGGAGATACCATCATTGATTGTACAGCCGGGTTAGGTACGGATGCACTGGTATTTTCCGTCGCAGCAGGTAAACAGGGTCGGGTTATTGCTTGTGAGAGCTCTCTGCAGCTCTATACACTGTTGGTTGAGGGAATGTCCTATTACGAGAGTAATCAGCCCGAAGTCGATGAAGCCTTTCGCAGAATTGAGTTAAGACACGCCAATCATCTGGATCTTCTTCGTTCTATGCCGGATCGAAGCTGCGACACAGTCTACTTCGACCCCATGTTCCGCGAGCCGATGATGGATTCAAGTGCGATTCAGCCCTTGCGGGATTATGCAAACTCCCATGCACTGGATATTCAAAGTATCTTGGAGGCCAAACGGGTAGCCCGCAAGCGGGTTGTGATGAAAGAAAAGCGCGGCAGCGCGGAGTTTACGAGGCTCGGATTCGAGGTGCTGGATCGCGCCAATGCAAAAACACTGTACGGAGTGATAAATGTTGAAAGCGGAAGCTAA
- the mutL gene encoding DNA mismatch repair endonuclease MutL, producing MAKIHVLDEHIANQIAAGEVVERPASVVKELLENSVDAGATKIEVSVEEGGLLSIRVKDNGSGIEPDDLETAFYRHATSKITHGRDLFQITSLGFRGEALPSIAAVSKVEVLTASGDDGRGRRIVIEGGKLCTHEDAASPQGTEFVVKELFYNTPARLKYMKTIQTELGHISDVLYRMAMSHPHISFTLRHNANVLLQTLGNGDLLQVVAAIYGTSAAKAMLPIQGENLDYRVSGLISLPEWTRANRGGMSTIVNGRFIRNYGLNQAILKAYHTLLPINRFPLVVVQLEMHPSLVDVNVHPAKLEVRFSKEAELYEFIETTVRGILRQEVLIPQVTKQQIRRGDDSSFIQEQFLFPRGPYKDEPAIEDGSAHSKKNNTHVPGNTAMEEDDLDAPADIQPGQAAELFSEVVPLPDAPPPDQLNPINPFQAIVVDERVQTDERAVPPQDTAPTYRPTNVNAPVRENRPSYQASNRSNMERSWKGSGLPDTAKLAAAVKSDATLPAFPELSLIGQHHGTYLIAQNEDGLYLIDQHAAHERVNYEYYYEKFGNPAQASQELLLPITLEFTPSETEKLKSRLAWFEQAGVYLEHFGGQTFRVRSHPYWFPKGDEKDIIEEMSEWVLSERSIDVGKMREAASIMCSCKASIKANQKLTEQEAETLIQRLGSCRQPYTCPHGRPIVVSFSTYDLEKLFKRVM from the coding sequence GTGGCGAAAATACATGTCCTTGACGAACATATTGCCAACCAGATTGCAGCAGGTGAAGTGGTTGAACGGCCTGCTTCGGTTGTTAAGGAATTACTGGAGAACTCCGTGGATGCAGGGGCTACCAAAATTGAAGTTTCCGTTGAAGAGGGCGGATTGCTCAGCATTCGTGTGAAAGACAACGGTTCAGGCATTGAACCCGACGATCTGGAAACAGCATTCTATCGTCATGCAACGAGCAAAATTACGCACGGACGTGATCTCTTCCAGATCACAAGTCTTGGTTTTCGGGGAGAGGCGCTGCCGAGTATCGCGGCTGTCTCCAAGGTCGAAGTGCTAACGGCTAGCGGTGACGACGGCCGGGGGCGCCGGATTGTGATTGAGGGTGGCAAACTGTGTACACATGAGGATGCTGCTTCACCGCAAGGGACAGAGTTTGTCGTCAAAGAATTATTTTATAATACTCCTGCCCGCCTGAAATATATGAAAACGATCCAAACCGAGCTGGGACATATCTCTGATGTGCTGTACCGGATGGCCATGTCTCATCCGCATATTTCCTTTACGCTGCGGCATAATGCCAATGTGCTGCTGCAAACGCTCGGAAACGGTGATCTGCTTCAGGTGGTGGCAGCAATCTACGGTACAAGTGCAGCCAAAGCCATGCTGCCCATCCAGGGCGAGAATCTGGATTATCGGGTAAGTGGATTAATCAGTCTTCCGGAATGGACACGGGCCAATCGGGGCGGCATGTCAACGATTGTGAATGGTCGATTTATTCGCAATTATGGTCTTAATCAAGCCATTCTTAAAGCGTATCACACGTTACTGCCAATCAATCGATTCCCGCTTGTTGTGGTGCAGCTTGAGATGCATCCATCCCTGGTGGATGTAAACGTTCATCCGGCAAAACTGGAAGTGCGATTCAGCAAGGAAGCCGAGTTGTATGAATTTATTGAAACGACAGTGCGGGGAATTCTGCGGCAGGAAGTGCTTATACCTCAAGTGACCAAACAGCAGATCCGACGTGGAGACGATAGTTCATTTATACAGGAACAGTTTCTGTTTCCGAGAGGACCATACAAGGATGAGCCAGCGATAGAGGATGGGAGTGCACATTCCAAAAAGAATAACACCCATGTGCCAGGAAACACGGCCATGGAAGAGGACGATCTGGATGCTCCCGCTGATATTCAACCAGGACAGGCTGCGGAACTCTTCTCAGAGGTAGTTCCCTTGCCGGACGCTCCTCCGCCAGATCAGCTCAACCCGATAAATCCGTTTCAAGCTATTGTTGTTGATGAACGGGTTCAGACAGATGAACGCGCGGTGCCACCTCAGGACACAGCGCCGACATATCGACCAACCAACGTGAATGCTCCAGTTAGAGAAAACCGGCCGTCATATCAAGCTTCAAATCGTTCCAATATGGAGCGCAGCTGGAAGGGTTCAGGTTTACCTGATACTGCGAAGCTGGCAGCAGCAGTGAAGTCGGATGCGACGCTGCCAGCATTCCCTGAGCTCAGCTTGATCGGTCAGCATCATGGTACGTATCTAATTGCCCAGAATGAAGATGGCCTCTATTTGATTGATCAGCATGCCGCTCATGAACGGGTGAATTATGAGTATTATTATGAAAAGTTTGGCAATCCTGCTCAAGCTTCACAGGAGCTTTTGCTGCCGATCACACTGGAGTTTACACCGTCCGAAACGGAAAAACTCAAGTCCAGGCTGGCCTGGTTTGAACAGGCTGGGGTCTATCTGGAGCATTTCGGTGGACAGACATTTCGTGTGCGCTCCCATCCGTACTGGTTTCCCAAAGGGGACGAGAAGGATATTATTGAGGAAATGTCTGAATGGGTGCTCAGCGAGCGCAGCATTGATGTGGGTAAAATGCGGGAAGCTGCTTCCATCATGTGCTCCTGCAAAGCCTCGATTAAAGCCAATCAGAAGCTGACAGAACAGGAAGCGGAGACACTCATTCAGCGACTCGGTTCCTGCAGGCAGCCCTATACTTGCCCACACGGGCGACCAATAGTCGTTTCATTTTCAACCTATGATCTGGAGAAATTATTCAAACGGGTCATGTAG
- the miaA gene encoding tRNA (adenosine(37)-N6)-dimethylallyltransferase MiaA: MKAEAKPKLLVLVGPTAVGKTRMSIELAQAFDCEIISGDSMQVYREMDIGTAKITREEMKGVPHHLIDIHEPEYPYSVAEFQESCTRLISEIQDRGKLPFIVGGTGLYVESVCYGFQFSESGSDEAFREEQFRYAELHGAQALHDKLREIDPISADRLHVNDQRRIVRALEIYHLTGEKLSEQLASQKKESPYDLSIIGLTMDRQKLYARVEERIDLMIEQGLVEEVKSLLERGVARGHISMQGLGYKEIAAYLQGEVSWDAAVEWLKRDTRRFAKRQLSWFRHMKDIEWVDMTDTEDFAGNYERVCALIHQKFK, from the coding sequence TTGAAAGCGGAAGCTAAACCTAAACTGCTTGTACTGGTTGGACCGACAGCAGTAGGCAAAACAAGGATGAGTATCGAGCTCGCACAAGCGTTTGATTGCGAAATTATTTCGGGAGATTCGATGCAGGTCTATCGTGAAATGGACATCGGGACGGCCAAGATTACCCGTGAAGAGATGAAGGGAGTGCCCCACCATCTTATTGATATCCATGAACCGGAATATCCATACTCGGTTGCAGAATTTCAGGAGAGCTGTACCCGGCTGATCAGTGAAATACAGGATCGTGGTAAACTTCCCTTTATTGTTGGCGGAACGGGTCTGTATGTAGAGTCGGTCTGTTACGGATTTCAATTCTCGGAAAGCGGGTCAGATGAGGCTTTTCGGGAGGAACAGTTCCGCTATGCCGAGTTACACGGTGCTCAGGCGCTGCATGACAAGCTGAGGGAAATAGATCCAATTAGTGCGGATCGGCTGCATGTGAACGACCAGCGGCGAATTGTTCGGGCTCTTGAGATTTACCACCTGACAGGGGAAAAGTTATCTGAACAACTGGCGTCGCAGAAGAAAGAATCCCCGTACGATCTGAGTATTATTGGTTTAACAATGGATCGTCAAAAGCTCTACGCAAGGGTTGAAGAACGTATTGACCTGATGATTGAGCAAGGTTTGGTAGAAGAAGTGAAGTCACTGCTGGAACGCGGTGTGGCCAGAGGACATATCTCCATGCAGGGACTGGGTTACAAGGAAATTGCGGCCTATCTTCAAGGCGAAGTCAGCTGGGATGCTGCGGTCGAATGGCTGAAGAGGGATACCCGCCGATTTGCCAAACGCCAGCTTTCCTGGTTCCGGCATATGAAGGACATTGAATGGGTGGATATGACAGATACCGAAGATTTCGCAGGGAACTATGAGCGGGTATGTGCATTAATTCATCAAAAGTTTAAATGA
- the mutS gene encoding DNA mismatch repair protein MutS produces the protein MAQYTPMIQQYLQVKAEAQDAFLFFRLGDFYEMFFDDAVNAARELEITLTARAGGGEEKIPMCGVPYHSADNYIQRLIEKGYKVAICEQMEDPTVTKGMVRREIVRVITPGTVMEGKTLGDKSNNYMVCLTGNQNTLALAACDLSTGELYVTSVPYSKEWLKDEIGIYEPSEVVGDATLLDTVAAQSSPIGRPVVYTPWTKSKEDLVRQQFGEAAWARLEPERQVCVARLFSYLSETQKRSLGQLTQISTYEPDHFMILDPFTRRNLELVETVRERSKKGSLLWLLDRTETSMGARMLRRWVDKPLLQKGKINERLEAVDTLYNQFILREDLRAELKDIYDLERLVGRIAFGNANGRDLNALKLSLDKIPGLRQYCAESSSTTLQNIAEMMDDCSDLRDAIGRAIVDEPPVSVRDGGLIREGYHERLDELREASVNGKQWIAELEAKEREATGIRSLKIGYNKVFGYYIEITKSNLSSLPEGRYERKQTLANAERYITPELKEKETLILEAQDKMVDIEYGLFAELRDRLNQEIARLQKLAEQVAEIDVYQSFAVISAERNFVRPTLTDGYDFVVEQGRHPVVEAVMRDGAFIANHTAMKKEEARILLITGPNMAGKSTYMRQVALISIMAQIGCFVPAGQAEVPIMDRIFTRIGAADDLIGGQSTFMVEMADIQVMTDKATPRSLIIIDELGRGTSTSEGMAIAQSVIEYVHDIIGCKALVSTHFHELAHLEESLDKLANYSMAVQESGDKVNFLRKLIPGAASSSYGIYCARLAGLPDSIIERANGLLHGFEHAAAQVAVGSEFAGKGSRIPGSDYNITPGLEHAESAPVIREEAVVSVSDTVTYVESESSKERGNKNRSGSKPQDVVQLSIFGDDEPGVGSKPDTVVAVDKPARDFIRNMKDIDVMNMTPLQAMQLLNELKLKAQQLS, from the coding sequence ATGGCTCAGTATACGCCAATGATTCAACAATATTTGCAAGTGAAGGCCGAAGCGCAAGACGCTTTTCTTTTTTTTAGATTAGGTGATTTCTATGAGATGTTCTTCGATGATGCTGTCAATGCAGCACGTGAGCTCGAAATTACGCTGACTGCACGCGCAGGCGGTGGGGAAGAGAAAATTCCGATGTGCGGTGTGCCTTATCATTCGGCGGACAATTACATACAGCGTCTGATTGAAAAAGGATACAAGGTTGCCATCTGTGAGCAGATGGAAGATCCAACTGTAACAAAAGGCATGGTACGACGGGAGATTGTACGTGTTATCACGCCTGGAACGGTGATGGAAGGCAAGACTCTTGGCGACAAATCCAACAACTATATGGTCTGCCTGACAGGAAACCAAAATACACTGGCGCTGGCAGCGTGTGATCTGTCAACGGGTGAATTGTACGTGACGTCCGTGCCATATTCCAAGGAATGGCTGAAGGACGAGATCGGCATCTACGAACCCTCCGAAGTAGTCGGTGATGCGACTCTTCTTGATACCGTCGCTGCGCAATCTTCACCAATCGGGAGACCTGTTGTATACACGCCCTGGACCAAAAGCAAGGAGGATCTCGTTCGGCAACAATTTGGTGAAGCTGCATGGGCAAGACTGGAGCCGGAACGTCAGGTTTGTGTTGCGCGACTGTTCTCTTATCTGAGTGAAACGCAGAAACGTTCTCTGGGGCAATTGACACAAATCTCGACTTACGAGCCGGATCACTTCATGATTCTGGATCCATTCACCAGACGTAATCTGGAACTTGTGGAAACGGTTCGCGAGCGTTCCAAAAAAGGCTCGTTGCTCTGGCTGCTGGACAGAACGGAAACATCCATGGGTGCGCGGATGCTGCGGCGGTGGGTGGATAAACCCCTGCTGCAAAAAGGGAAAATTAATGAGCGACTTGAAGCAGTGGACACGCTATATAATCAGTTTATTTTGCGTGAGGATTTGCGTGCTGAACTGAAGGACATTTACGATCTGGAACGGCTGGTAGGGCGAATTGCCTTCGGGAATGCCAACGGGCGCGATTTGAACGCACTCAAGCTGTCGCTGGATAAAATACCGGGACTTCGCCAGTATTGTGCAGAGTCTTCTTCGACCACGCTGCAGAATATTGCGGAAATGATGGATGACTGTAGTGACTTGAGGGATGCCATCGGTCGTGCCATTGTGGACGAGCCTCCGGTATCCGTAAGAGATGGAGGATTAATCCGTGAGGGTTACCATGAACGACTGGACGAACTAAGGGAAGCATCGGTGAATGGCAAACAGTGGATCGCTGAATTGGAAGCAAAAGAACGTGAAGCTACAGGCATCCGCTCCCTGAAAATTGGCTACAACAAGGTGTTTGGCTATTATATCGAAATTACAAAGTCCAATCTGTCTTCCTTGCCGGAAGGCCGTTATGAGCGAAAACAGACGTTGGCCAATGCAGAACGTTACATTACGCCGGAGCTTAAGGAAAAGGAAACATTGATTCTCGAAGCACAGGACAAAATGGTCGATATTGAATACGGATTGTTTGCTGAGCTGAGGGATCGGTTGAATCAGGAAATTGCAAGACTGCAAAAACTGGCTGAACAGGTTGCAGAGATCGATGTGTATCAATCCTTCGCGGTAATTAGTGCTGAGCGGAATTTTGTTAGACCAACACTGACAGATGGTTATGACTTTGTGGTGGAACAAGGACGTCATCCTGTGGTGGAGGCTGTGATGCGTGATGGCGCCTTTATCGCCAACCACACGGCAATGAAAAAGGAAGAAGCACGGATTCTTCTGATTACTGGTCCGAATATGGCCGGGAAAAGTACGTATATGCGACAAGTTGCCCTGATCTCAATCATGGCGCAGATCGGTTGTTTTGTACCTGCAGGTCAGGCAGAGGTACCCATCATGGATCGCATCTTCACACGAATTGGGGCAGCAGACGATCTGATTGGCGGTCAAAGTACGTTTATGGTCGAGATGGCGGATATTCAGGTAATGACTGACAAAGCCACGCCGAGAAGCCTGATCATCATCGATGAATTGGGCCGGGGTACCTCAACAAGCGAGGGAATGGCCATTGCCCAATCCGTCATTGAGTATGTGCACGATATTATAGGCTGTAAAGCACTCGTATCGACGCATTTTCATGAACTGGCTCACTTGGAAGAAAGTCTGGATAAGCTGGCTAACTACTCCATGGCCGTACAAGAAAGTGGGGACAAAGTAAACTTCTTGCGCAAATTGATTCCGGGCGCTGCCAGCAGCAGTTACGGTATATACTGCGCACGACTTGCCGGTCTGCCGGATAGTATCATCGAACGAGCGAATGGGTTACTGCACGGCTTCGAACATGCGGCTGCACAGGTGGCGGTCGGCAGTGAGTTTGCTGGAAAAGGAAGCCGTATTCCGGGATCGGACTACAATATTACACCTGGATTGGAACATGCCGAAAGTGCCCCAGTGATACGAGAGGAAGCTGTGGTTTCAGTATCCGATACGGTGACATACGTGGAAAGTGAGTCGTCCAAGGAGCGAGGCAATAAGAACAGATCGGGTTCCAAACCACAGGACGTGGTCCAGCTGTCGATATTCGGTGACGATGAGCCGGGCGTGGGAAGCAAGCCCGATACTGTGGTCGCTGTGGACAAACCCGCGCGAGATTTTATACGCAACATGAAAGACATTGATGTTATGAATATGACGCCTCTGCAGGCGATGCAATTACTGAACGAGCTTAAGTTAAAGGCACAGCAATTATCCTGA
- a CDS encoding aromatic acid exporter family protein has product MGFRVIKTAIAALMAVLIADWCGLPGPTSAGLLAILGVDVTRKRSIRTISARFFASVVGLLFASVLFHFLGFHYWVLAVYILIAFPVIVRAGFKEGIVTGSVVVFRVFSGGEMDVQVILVQIGLLLIGLGSAMVVNLAYMPAADPQMLQIRKRIDELFSVIFKEFAATLRNPNEVWAGKELIEADKAVLGGIEAAKRSLENQVIHPNEEWSVYFYMRKTQLDSIQHMMHLVSQIYQKMPHAEMVSELFDQLSQDVLTESYTGRTEKLLANVQEEFRRMELPDTREEFEIRSAILQLCRELALYLKIAKKDKAPSPITDRSQSTNE; this is encoded by the coding sequence ATGGGTTTTAGAGTAATTAAAACCGCAATTGCTGCACTGATGGCTGTGCTGATTGCGGACTGGTGCGGCTTGCCCGGGCCAACATCGGCAGGCTTGCTAGCCATTCTGGGTGTCGATGTTACGAGAAAAAGAAGCATTCGCACGATTTCGGCGCGATTCTTTGCTTCCGTGGTAGGTCTTTTGTTCGCAAGTGTACTTTTTCACTTTCTAGGCTTCCATTATTGGGTTCTAGCCGTGTACATACTGATTGCGTTTCCGGTAATTGTTCGGGCCGGATTCAAGGAAGGCATTGTGACGGGATCTGTCGTGGTCTTTCGTGTCTTCAGTGGCGGGGAGATGGACGTTCAAGTCATTTTGGTGCAAATCGGGTTGCTGCTGATTGGTCTGGGATCTGCGATGGTTGTTAATCTGGCATATATGCCAGCAGCCGACCCGCAAATGCTTCAGATCCGCAAAAGGATTGACGAACTATTCTCCGTGATCTTCAAGGAGTTTGCTGCGACTCTTCGTAATCCGAATGAGGTCTGGGCGGGGAAGGAACTGATCGAAGCGGACAAGGCTGTTCTTGGAGGCATTGAAGCAGCCAAGCGTTCACTGGAGAATCAGGTCATTCATCCGAACGAAGAATGGAGCGTATACTTTTACATGCGAAAAACGCAGCTGGACTCCATTCAGCATATGATGCATCTGGTCTCTCAAATTTATCAGAAGATGCCACATGCCGAAATGGTGTCGGAGCTGTTTGACCAGCTCAGTCAGGATGTGCTCACAGAGTCTTACACTGGACGAACTGAAAAACTTCTCGCAAATGTGCAGGAAGAATTCAGGCGAATGGAACTGCCAGATACAAGGGAAGAATTCGAGATTCGTTCTGCGATTCTCCAGCTGTGCCGGGAACTCGCGCTGTATCTGAAAATTGCGAAAAAGGACAAAGCGCCGTCCCCGATTACGGACCGGTCCCAATCTACAAACGAATAA
- a CDS encoding outer spore coat protein CotE — translation MSLSHKHQCREIITKAICGKGRKFSTVTHTVTPPNGPTSILGAWIINHQYEAVSAGDGIEVIGTYDINIWYSYDKNSQTDVAKETVSYVEHVPLSYLDPKHRASTVEVSADATQEPSCVEATVSAGGGSVIIRVEREFAVELVAETKVCVKVCTDGCGDYEDKDYDFGGTDEDYDDLDPDLLDEEL, via the coding sequence ATGTCATTGAGTCATAAACATCAATGTAGAGAGATCATCACGAAGGCGATCTGCGGCAAAGGTCGTAAGTTCTCTACCGTAACACATACCGTGACTCCGCCTAATGGTCCGACCAGTATTTTGGGGGCTTGGATTATCAACCACCAATATGAAGCCGTATCAGCGGGGGACGGAATTGAAGTTATTGGTACTTACGATATCAACATTTGGTATTCCTATGACAAAAATTCGCAGACAGATGTAGCCAAAGAAACGGTGTCGTATGTAGAACATGTGCCTTTGTCTTACCTGGATCCGAAACACCGGGCTTCCACAGTAGAGGTATCTGCGGATGCAACGCAGGAACCAAGCTGTGTGGAAGCCACTGTATCCGCAGGCGGAGGCAGCGTAATTATCCGGGTAGAACGGGAATTCGCTGTTGAACTGGTTGCCGAAACCAAAGTATGCGTGAAGGTATGCACAGATGGTTGCGGAGACTACGAAGACAAGGATTATGACTTTGGCGGCACGGATGAAGATTATGATGATCTTGATCCGGACCTGCTTGACGAGGAACTGTAA